The genomic segment CAGCCATGGTCGGACCGCTGGACGCCTTGCGCTGCGTGGGCGGCTTCGAGATCGCGGCCCTCACGGGCGCCTACCTCGCCTGCGCCCAGGCGGGGCTGCCGGTGCTGGTGGACGGCTTCATCGCCACCGTCGCGGCGCTCGCCGCCGTGCGCCAATGCCGAGGGGCAGGCGAGTGGTTCCTCTATGCTCACGCCTCCGCCGAGCCCGGGCATGCTCGCCTGCTGCAGGCCCTCGCGGCGGAGCCAATCCTCAGCCTCGGCATGCGGCTCGGCGAGGGGAGCGGGGCGGCGGTGGCGGTGCCGTTGCTGCGTCTTGCCTGCGCGCTGCACGGGGAGATGGCCACCTTCGCGGAGGCCGGCGTCTCGGAGAAGGCGCAGTGAAGGTTCAAAAGGGGTGGTTCGATCTGCTCCGCCACGGCGAGACGGAAGGCGGTCAGCGCTATCGTGGGGTCACCGACGACCCCCTTACGGACGCCGGCTGGGAACAGATGTGGAGGGCCGTGAGGGGAAAGGGTCTCTGGGATCGCATCGTCACCTCGCCGCTCGAGCGCTGCGCGGCATTCGCCGAAGCGCTGGCGGCGCGGCATGCCATCGTCCTAGAAGTGGACGAGCGGTGGCGGGAGATCGATTTCGGCGCTTGGGAAGGGCACACGGTGGAAGAGCTGATGGCCCAGGACCCGCAGGCCCTGGAACGGTTCTGGCGCGATCCCCTGGCCCATCCGCCGCCGGGGGGCGAGCGGCTCGCCGCGTTCCGGGACCGGGTGCTGGCCGCGTGGCGTGAGCTCGCTTCCCGCTGCTGGGGGCAGCGGGTGTTGATCGTCACCCACGCCGGGCCGATCCGGGTGGTGCTGGCCCATCTCAGCGGCTGGCCGGCCAACGGGCTTCTTTCGATCGAGGTGCCCCTTGCCAGCCTGATGCGCCTGCGTCCGCAGGGAGTCAGAGCCGTTGAAGGCGGGTGGAAGGCGGCGGGCGTGGCGCGACGGGGCGAGGGCGTTGGAGACTGAGGTTTCGATGCTACGGCCTTTCCTGATTGCAGTGCAGTTTCTGACCCGACTGCCGGTGACGCGGGGAGACTGGCGGGAGGAAGAGGTGGGCCGCTCCATCGTCTGGTATCCAGCGGTGGGCCTGCTGCTGGGAGCGGTGCTATCAGTCCTCGGCTGGGCGCTTCAAAGCGCCGTGCCGGCGGTGGCTGCGGCGGTGCTGCTCGCCGTGTGGGTCTTCGGCACGGGCGCGTTACATCTGGACGGGCTTGCCGACAGCGCGGATGCGTGGCTGGGGGGCCACGGCGACCGAGAACGCACGCTCGCCATCATGAAGGACGCCCATCGCGGCGCAGCGGCCATCGTGGTGGTGGCGGTGGTGCTGATTGCCAAATTCGCGGCGTTGGAAACAGCAATCCAAAGCGGCGCTTGGGCAGTGCTCGTCACTGCTCCGCTGGCTGGCCGGGCCCTCGTCCCGGTTCTGTTCTTGACCACGCCTTATGTGCGCACCGGGGGGTTGGGCGGCGCACTGGCCCTGCACCTGCCGCGGCGCGGTGCCGTCGTCAGCGCTGGTGCGGCCGTGGCGGCGGTTCTCGCGCTGAGCCCAGAGCGCGGGCTTGCGATCCTGCTCACGGCCGCGGCCGTATTCGCCCTGCTGCGTTGGCTCATGATGGTGAGAATTCACGGCACCACCGGCGACACCGCTGGCGCCCTGATCGAGATCGCGGAGGCAGCCGTGCTCCTGGCGGCTGTGGCGTAGCCCGTTCGATGCTTTGGCGAGGGCCTTTCGCATGATCTGAGACCGGTGCCATGGGCGTCTTACTGGGGATCGGCCGGTGGCGCCTTGGACTCGGGCACAGCCAGGTGCCGCAGGCGTCGCACACCGGCCCAGACGAGGGGGACCACCAGCAGAAGGCTGACGGCTTGGAGCACCTCCACGTCGATGCCCAGCGACAGGGCGCCCAGACCCTTGAGGGCATAGCCCACCAGCCCTAGCACGTAGTAGCTGATGGCCACCACCGACAGCCCTTCCACTGTCTGCTGGAGCCTGATCTGTAGCTGCACGCGGCGATTCATCGAGCGCAGAAGATCCCGGTTCTGGGCCTGCAGCGCCACGTCCACCACGGTGCGCAGGGTGTTGCCCGCATGGGACACTCGCACCGCCAGGCGCTCAAGCCGGGCGTTGACCGACTCACAGGTTTCCATGGCCGGAGCGAGCCGGCGGTCCATGAATTCGCACCAGGTTTGCAGGCCCTCGATGCGTTCTTCCCGCAGCTCGGCGATGCGCCGGCGCACCAGGTTGTAATAGGCTTTGGCGGCACCGAAGCGATAACTGGTCTGGCTTGCAAGCCGCGCCGTCTCGGCGTCTAGCCGGGTGAGGGCCTTCAACAGCGCTTGCTCTGCTTGTAGCTCCTTGACCTCGGCGATTCGGCGCGTGAGCTCGGTCAGCTCCAGCTCCAGGGCCCGCAGCTGCGGGCGCGTCTTCAACGCCAGGGGAAAGGCCAGCAATGCTGCCGTACGATAGGTCTCTACCTCGAGCAAGCGCTGCACCAGCCGGCCGGCCTGTCGGTGGTTGAGCCCCCGGTCGCGTACCAGGATGCGGACGAAGCCGTCGGCGTTGAGGCGAAAGTCGGTCCAGGCGACGGCCTTGCCGCCCGTCATGAGCGAACCGACATAGCGGTCGGAACCGCACAGAGCGGCCAGGCTCGCGGCGTCACGTTCCGCCGCACTGGCGGGTTCCAGGGCCAGATGGACCGCCACGAGAAGCTGACCTGGTAGCTGATGCAACCAATCCAGCGGGACGTGGCCGATGGCCGGCTCCCGGAACGGTTCGGCAAAGGGCCCTTCCCGGTAGAAAGTATAGGTGGTGAACTCCGTATGCCGTTCCCACCTCACCCGTATTTGGCCGAGATCGGCGACGTGGTAGTTCGCTTGCGGCGCGGGTGGGGTGGCGCCGAAGCGGCGGCACAGCTCGATGAAATGGTCCCGGTTGCGCTCGTTCTCCAGCTCACCGGAAAGCACCGCGATATGCGAGGCCTCGAGCGGCGCGCGCAGCGCCATGAAAGGCCGGGCATGCAGTTCGTTGACCAGGGCTTCCCGCTCAGGAAGGGGATTCAACAACCAGGCGGAGTGCTGGGCGGGCGCATCCAAACGTTTTCTCCTTCAGGAAAAATCGCAAAATGAGTGGTGAAGAATAGCAGAGGTCTGACAGCGCGGGCACGCTCTCACGCATGGTGCCGTAGCGCAAGGCTTGGTGCCGGAGGTGCGCGCGGCGGCCATTCCGCCCAGCGTCGCGTCGGCACCCGGGTCGATGGGAAAGAAGAGACCCGTATGGCGCATATTGAGCTGCTCAGGGGTGGCGCCGGCTTGCACCGGGGCATCGAGATCCATCGCAACGATTCTAAACAAGGGATGTTTCTTGACCACCTCAAACGGGCCCGTATACTCGCAAGACGGCGTGGCAGAAACGGCGCGCCGTATATGGCGCAAGAGGAGAAAGTCATGAGCCGGTCCTGGCGCACGCCTGCCGTCATGCTGCTTTTTGGCGGCGTCATCCTTACCCTGTCGCTTGGCATCCGCCACGGATTCGGGCTTTTCCTCCAGCCCATGAGCAGCGAATACGGCTGGGGCAGGGAGGTGTTTGCCTTTGCCATCGCGCTCCAGAACCTGGTGTGGGGGTTGGCGCAGCCTTTCGCCGGCATGATCGCCGACCGCTTCGGCGCTGGCCGCGTGCTCGCGGGAGGTGGGACCTTGTACGCGCTGGGCCTGGCGCTGATGGCAGCATCGGACAGCGGGCCGTCTCTGTCGTTGAGCGCGGGGCTGCTGATCGGGCTCGGGCTTTCAGGGACCGCGTTCTCGGTGGTCTATGGGGCCCTTGGCCGCGCCTTTCCGCCGCATCAGCGGAGCATGGCCTTCGGCATCGCCGGCGCGGCCGGATCGTTCGGCCAGTTCATCATGCTGCCAGTGGAGCAGTCGTTGATCGGGACCCTCGGATGGTTCGGCGCGCTCCTCGCGCTTGCGCTGCTCGCGGCGCTCATGGTGCCCCTCGCGGCCGCCCTGGCGGAGCCTCGGGATCATGGGAGCGCCGGCGCAGTTTCGGGGCAGAGCATGCGGGAAGCCCTGGCCGAAGCAGGCACCCACGGCGGGTTCTGGCTCCTTTGCTTTGGCTTCTTCGTGTGCGGCTTCCAGGTGGTGTTCATTGCCGTGCACTTCCCGGCTTTTGTCACAGACCTGGGCCTCTCCGGCCGGGTGGGCATGATGGCCCTGGCGCTCATCGGCCTTTTCAATGTCGCGGGCACGTACACGGCCGGCTGGCTGGGCGGGCGCTACCGGAAGAAATACCTGCTGGCGGGCCTCTATCTCGCTCGCGCCGTCGTGATCTCAGCTTTCCTGCTGCTTCCCATCACCGAGGTCTCGATCTACGTGTTCGCTGCGTGCATGGGGCTGCTGTGGCTCGGCACCGTACCGCTTACCAACGGCGTTGTGGCCCAGATCTTCGGGGTAAAATACCTTTCGACCCTGTTCGGTTTTGTGTTCCTCGGTCACCAGGTGGGGAGCTTCATGGGCGTGTGGTTGGGCGGCTTCCTGTTCGACCTGACGGGATCGTACAATGCGGTCTGGGCGATCACCATCGGGCTGGGCGTGGTGGCCGCGCTCCTGCATTGGCCCATCGACGACCGGGAGCTGCGGGCCGGCGATTTCACGAAAGCGCCCCTGGGATGAGAGGGGGGCGCCGACGGGTGGACGTTTCATCGTCATGGCGCCTGCCGCCGTTTGAGCCGCCCGGCTCGAGGCGCGTGCTGTCGAAGCGCGGGCGCTGGGCACCTATCCAGCGGAGACAGTGGCTGCGCCGGGTGGTATGCGCTTCATGAAGACGGCGCTGGACGGCAGCGGGTGGGCTTGGGCGGCGGTGGCGCTGCTGGCGGCCCTCCTGTCCCTCGGCGTCTGGGCTTTCCACGGCTACCTGGATCCCGAGGCCATCTTCTGGTTTTCCAACCTGCGGCTCTGCTGAGGGTCCACGACGCCATCGTCGCCTGCCCGCGACCGACCTCGTTTGGGTGGCGAGGTCCGGGCGGATTTCATGGCATTCCCGGGGCGCCTAGGCTGGAATGTCGGGCGTCAGCCGGCGCTCCAGGAGCGCGATATGGTCTTTCAAATAGAGTTTTCGTTTCTTGAGGCGACGCAGCTGCAACTCGTCCTGGTGGGCGTCCTGGGATAAGCGGTTGATGATGTCGTCAAGGTCCCGGTGTTCGAGCTCCAGTTCCTTGATTTTACGCTTTATTGCTTCGATTTCCTCCTCTTCCATGGCGTACCCTCCGCTCACGAACATCAGTCATCTCCTTGGCCCAAGGGTGCGGGCGGGGGCCCGAATCCCCGGGGGCGGCCCGCCCACGGTTGAGGTTCCGAACAGCTGTTCGTTAGCATACTCCCGTCGTTTGACGATGGGTATATTCCCCTTCCCGCGGCCGTCGCGATTAACCATGACCAGGAGAGCTTGAATGCCGCACGCAATTCGTTTCTATGAAACTGGCAGTCCGGAGGTGTTGCGCTGGGAAGCGGTCGACGTCGGCCATCCCGGCAAGGGTGAAGTGCGCGTCCGGCACACCGCGGTGGGGCTCAACTTCATCGACGTCTACCATCGCTCTGGGTTGTATCCGGTCCAGCTTCCGGCCACGCCGGGGCTGGAAGCGTGCGGCGTCGTGGAGGAAGTGGGCGAGGGCGTGGACGACCTCAAGCCCGGCGACCGGGTGGCGTACGCTTCGCCCCCGATGGGCGCGTACGCGCAAGTGCGGCTGATGCCCGCAGACCGGTTGGTCAAGGTGCCCGAGGGCGTGAGCGACGAGCAGGCTGCCTCCATGATGCTCAAGGGGATGACGGCCGAATACCTGATCCGTCGCACCTTTCCGGTCAAGGCGGAACACACGATCCTGGTGCACGCTGCCGCGGGGGGCGTGGGCCTGATCCTGTGCCAGTGGGCCAAGGCGCTGGGGGCCACCGTGATCGGCACCGTGGGCAGCGACGAGAAGGCCAGGCTCGCCGAGGCCCACGGCTGCGACTATCCCATTGTCTACACGCGGGAGGACTTCGTCACTCGGGTGATGGAGATCACGGGCGGGCGCAAGTGCGACGTGGTCTACGACTCGGTGGGCAGGGATACCTTTATGAAGTCCCTCGAGTGTGTGCGGATGTTCGGCCTGGTAGTCTCCTTTGGCCAGTCTTCCGGCCCCGTGCCGCCGTTCGAGGTGGGCGTGCTTTCTGCGAAAGGGTCGCTCTACCTCACGCGCCCGACGTTGATGCATTACACCGCCAAGCGGGAAGACTTGGTGATGTCGGCCGACGCCTTGTTTCAAATGGTGCTCGATGGCAAGATCCGCATCAACGTCAACCAGACCTATCCCCTCAGGGAAGCTGCCCAGGCCCACCGGGATCTGGAGGCGCGCAAAACCACCGGATCGACGGTGTTTGTGGTATGAGCGCTGGGTAAATTAAATGGCCGGCGGATGGGGCGGGGCGGGTGATGGGGGGAGGGGAGTTCATGCCCAGTCACTCACCCAACCTCGCTTCAGCATTCACCACGCCTGACAGCGTGGAGATGATCGGGCAGGCCACCTGCCCCCGGCGCGTGTCGCACTGGCCGATCAGGGTCTTGAGGACCCGGCGCATGCGCTGAAGATCCGCGATGCGCTCTTCCACCGATTCAAGCTTCGCGGCGGCGAGACGGCGCGCTTCACCGCAGCTGCGGCCGTCCTGCAGCGCGAGCAGGCCGCGGACCTCCTCCAGTGTGAAGCCGAGCTGCTGCGCCCGCTTGATGAAACGCACCCGGTCCACGGCCGCGCGGCCATAGCGGCGCACGCCCCGCAAGGGCTTCTCGGGTTTATCCATCAGCTTCCGCCGCTGGTAGAAGCGAATCGTCTCCACGTTGACGCCGGCGGCGCGCGCCACCTGCCCGATGGTTAGCGCTTGCGCTTGGCGGATGATTCTCGTCGTATCCATAGCACCTCCTTGACTGCGGACTATGGTACGCAATTTAAGCCAGCTTCATCAAAGTGTGGCGGCGGCCGCGGGGACCCGGCCCGCCATCAACAGGCCGGATGGAGCAGCGGGCCTGAATCTCATCCTCGTGGACCTCGCGACCGTGAACCACAGATCCCCTTGAGGTCGTCGCGCTCGCCTAAAGAAGCAATAGGTCGTCTGGCTGGCCGACGCACGCAAACGATACAATCGCGAGTATGCATTGGTCAGACAGCGAAACTCGCCAGGCATTCCTGGCCGGCGCTCGCGACGCGCTGGGCGCGCCGGCGCTGGTGCTTTTTGCTGGCATGATCGGCTTCGGGGCGCTCGGGCGGGAGAGCGGCCTGGGCGTATGGGTCACCTCCGCCACAAGCTTCTTCATCTACGCGCTGCCAGGCCAAGTGGTGTTCGTGGAGATGTTCGCGGTGGGGGCGTCGTGGCTTGCCATCTTTCTCGCCGTCTCCCTTACCGCCGCCCGCTTCTTGCCTATGACGCTCACGCTGATGCCTCAAGTGCCGCGCTCCCACCACAAACGGCTCCTTTACCTGCTAGTGCACCTCGTCTCCATGACCACCTGGGCTTCCATGATGAGCGCCTTCCCGCGGCTCAAGCCCGAGGAGCGGTTGCCGTACTTTACCGGCTTCGGGATGGTGTGCTGGGGCGTTTCGGTGCCCGGGACAGTCCTCGGTTATCTCGCTGCGGGCTACGTGCCGCCGTCCGTGACGCTTGGACTGGTGTTCCTGAACCCGCTTTTTTTCCTCCTGATGTTCGCGGAAGTGCGCCAGCGGGCGAGCCGGCTCGCGCTCCTGATCGGCGGGGTCAGCGGGCCGCTGATGCACCTGATGGCACCGGGCTGGAGCCTACTCGTGTGCGGCGTCGTGGGCGGCTCAGCCGCGTTCCTGTTGGACCGGATGCTGCGTCTCCATGGCCGCTGAGCTTGCCCGTTCTCCCCTGTGGCCCTGGATCCTCCTGCTCGGCGCGGCAGCGGGGACCTATCTCTGGCGCGGTCTTGGCGTCGTCTTCGCAGGCCGGCTCCGGCGCGACAGCCTGCTATTCCAGTGGTTCACCTGCGTCACTTACGCCATGCTGGCAGCGCTGGTGGCGCGGGTCATCGTGCTCCCGGTGGGAATCCTTGCAGAAACGCCGCTCGCATTTCGGCTCGCCGCCGCGGCCGCGGGCATGGCGGTGATGCTGTGGCGCCGCGGTGGCTTGGTACCAGCACTTGCGGTTGGCACGGGTTTGCTCATCGTCCTGTCCGCGACGTAAGTGTCCTGGGAGCTTGATCGCCGACGCTGGCGGTGGCGGGGGTGCCGCCGCGGCATCATCCGTGCGCTGCCCGAGGGCGGGATGCTTCCTCCGCTGCTCCGGAATCGCGGATCGGGTTGCCACTCTTTGGACGCGTTGCCCGGGAGCGTTTGCGGCTGCACTTCCGTACTCGTTCTGCGAAAATAAA from the Pelomicrobium methylotrophicum genome contains:
- a CDS encoding histidine phosphatase family protein — translated: MKVQKGWFDLLRHGETEGGQRYRGVTDDPLTDAGWEQMWRAVRGKGLWDRIVTSPLERCAAFAEALAARHAIVLEVDERWREIDFGAWEGHTVEELMAQDPQALERFWRDPLAHPPPGGERLAAFRDRVLAAWRELASRCWGQRVLIVTHAGPIRVVLAHLSGWPANGLLSIEVPLASLMRLRPQGVRAVEGGWKAAGVARRGEGVGD
- a CDS encoding adenosylcobinamide-GDP ribazoletransferase; its protein translation is MLRPFLIAVQFLTRLPVTRGDWREEEVGRSIVWYPAVGLLLGAVLSVLGWALQSAVPAVAAAVLLAVWVFGTGALHLDGLADSADAWLGGHGDRERTLAIMKDAHRGAAAIVVVAVVLIAKFAALETAIQSGAWAVLVTAPLAGRALVPVLFLTTPYVRTGGLGGALALHLPRRGAVVSAGAAVAAVLALSPERGLAILLTAAAVFALLRWLMMVRIHGTTGDTAGALIEIAEAAVLLAAVA
- a CDS encoding DUF3422 family protein, yielding MDAPAQHSAWLLNPLPEREALVNELHARPFMALRAPLEASHIAVLSGELENERNRDHFIELCRRFGATPPAPQANYHVADLGQIRVRWERHTEFTTYTFYREGPFAEPFREPAIGHVPLDWLHQLPGQLLVAVHLALEPASAAERDAASLAALCGSDRYVGSLMTGGKAVAWTDFRLNADGFVRILVRDRGLNHRQAGRLVQRLLEVETYRTAALLAFPLALKTRPQLRALELELTELTRRIAEVKELQAEQALLKALTRLDAETARLASQTSYRFGAAKAYYNLVRRRIAELREERIEGLQTWCEFMDRRLAPAMETCESVNARLERLAVRVSHAGNTLRTVVDVALQAQNRDLLRSMNRRVQLQIRLQQTVEGLSVVAISYYVLGLVGYALKGLGALSLGIDVEVLQAVSLLLVVPLVWAGVRRLRHLAVPESKAPPADPQ
- a CDS encoding MFS transporter, whose translation is MSRSWRTPAVMLLFGGVILTLSLGIRHGFGLFLQPMSSEYGWGREVFAFAIALQNLVWGLAQPFAGMIADRFGAGRVLAGGGTLYALGLALMAASDSGPSLSLSAGLLIGLGLSGTAFSVVYGALGRAFPPHQRSMAFGIAGAAGSFGQFIMLPVEQSLIGTLGWFGALLALALLAALMVPLAAALAEPRDHGSAGAVSGQSMREALAEAGTHGGFWLLCFGFFVCGFQVVFIAVHFPAFVTDLGLSGRVGMMALALIGLFNVAGTYTAGWLGGRYRKKYLLAGLYLARAVVISAFLLLPITEVSIYVFAACMGLLWLGTVPLTNGVVAQIFGVKYLSTLFGFVFLGHQVGSFMGVWLGGFLFDLTGSYNAVWAITIGLGVVAALLHWPIDDRELRAGDFTKAPLG
- a CDS encoding YdcH family protein; this translates as MFVSGGYAMEEEEIEAIKRKIKELELEHRDLDDIINRLSQDAHQDELQLRRLKKRKLYLKDHIALLERRLTPDIPA
- a CDS encoding quinone oxidoreductase family protein, which encodes MPHAIRFYETGSPEVLRWEAVDVGHPGKGEVRVRHTAVGLNFIDVYHRSGLYPVQLPATPGLEACGVVEEVGEGVDDLKPGDRVAYASPPMGAYAQVRLMPADRLVKVPEGVSDEQAASMMLKGMTAEYLIRRTFPVKAEHTILVHAAAGGVGLILCQWAKALGATVIGTVGSDEKARLAEAHGCDYPIVYTREDFVTRVMEITGGRKCDVVYDSVGRDTFMKSLECVRMFGLVVSFGQSSGPVPPFEVGVLSAKGSLYLTRPTLMHYTAKREDLVMSADALFQMVLDGKIRINVNQTYPLREAAQAHRDLEARKTTGSTVFVV
- the merR gene encoding Hg(II)-responsive transcriptional regulator, producing MDTTRIIRQAQALTIGQVARAAGVNVETIRFYQRRKLMDKPEKPLRGVRRYGRAAVDRVRFIKRAQQLGFTLEEVRGLLALQDGRSCGEARRLAAAKLESVEERIADLQRMRRVLKTLIGQCDTRRGQVACPIISTLSGVVNAEARLGE
- a CDS encoding AzlC family ABC transporter permease, with product MHWSDSETRQAFLAGARDALGAPALVLFAGMIGFGALGRESGLGVWVTSATSFFIYALPGQVVFVEMFAVGASWLAIFLAVSLTAARFLPMTLTLMPQVPRSHHKRLLYLLVHLVSMTTWASMMSAFPRLKPEERLPYFTGFGMVCWGVSVPGTVLGYLAAGYVPPSVTLGLVFLNPLFFLLMFAEVRQRASRLALLIGGVSGPLMHLMAPGWSLLVCGVVGGSAAFLLDRMLRLHGR
- a CDS encoding AzlD domain-containing protein — encoded protein: MAAELARSPLWPWILLLGAAAGTYLWRGLGVVFAGRLRRDSLLFQWFTCVTYAMLAALVARVIVLPVGILAETPLAFRLAAAAAGMAVMLWRRGGLVPALAVGTGLLIVLSAT